Proteins from a genomic interval of Phlebotomus papatasi isolate M1 chromosome 3, Ppap_2.1, whole genome shotgun sequence:
- the LOC129807444 gene encoding cAMP-specific 3',5'-cyclic phosphodiesterase isoform X9 yields the protein MMFLRHGEDLIVTPFAQILASLRSVRINFLNLTNVNTSKSKRQSNAPLPKPLVPGDEAYIRLAHDTMEELDWCLDQLETIQTHRSVSDMASLKFKRMLNKELSHFSESSRSGNQISEYICSTFLDKQQEFDLPSLRIDENEVANITSASHPRSRSPRFGGPPMSQISGVRRPLSHTNSFTGERLPTFGVETPHEAQLGTLLGDLDTWGIDIFRIGDLSCNRPLTCVAYSVFSQRDLLSALMIPPKTFIAFMVTLEDHYVKDNPFHNSLHAADVTQSTNVLLNTPALESVFTPLEICGALFAACIHDVDHPGLTNQFLINTSSELALMYNDESVLENHHLAVAFKLLQNQGCDIFCNMQKKQRQTLRKMVIDIVLSTDMSKHMSLLADLKTMTETKKVAGSGVLLLDNYTDRIQVLENLVHCADLSNPTKPLPLYKRWVALLMEEFFLQGDKERASGMDISPMCDRHNATVEKSQVGFIDYIVHPLWETWGDLVHPDAQEILDTLEENRDYYQSMIPPSPPQSDDIEGDDKIRFQVTLEEGSDNEGGEDDDEDDSSGVKPSTSQISPQHVGM from the exons ATCGAAACGCCAATCAAATGCCCCATTGCCGAAGCCATTGGTGCCCGGAGATGAGGCATATATTCGATTGGCCCATGACACAATGGAGGAGCTGGACTGGTGTCTGGATCAACTGGAGACCATTCAGACTCACCGAAGTGTCTCGGATATGGCATCGCTGAAG TTCAAGAGAATGCTGAACAAGGAGTTGTCACACTTCAGTGAATCCAGTCGATCCGGCAATCAAATTTCCGAATACATCTGTTCGACGTTTTTGG ACAAGCAGCAGGAATTTGATTTGCCATCGTTGCGCATCGACGAAAATGAGGTGGCCAACATAACATCAGCCTCGCATCCGCGAAGTCGATCTCCACGCTTTGGGGGTCCACCAATGTCGCAGATTTCGGGTGTACGACGACCGCTGTCGCATACCAATTCCTTCACAGGTGAACGTCTGCCGACGTTTGGCGTGGAGACGCCCCATGAAGCACAACTGGGCACCCTACTGGGTGACCTGGATACCTGGGGTATCGATATCTTCCGCATCGGTGATCTCTCGTGCAATCGTCCCCTCACCTGCGTTGCGTACTCCGTGTTCTCGCAACGTGACCTCCTCAGCGCCCTGATGATACCACCGAAGACATTCATCGCATTCATGGTAACACTGGAGGATCACTACGTGAAGGACAATCCATTTCACAATTCACTCCATGCCGCCGATGTGACCCAGAGCACCAATGTCCTCCTTAATACACCCGCCCTCGAGAGTGTTTTTACACCACTCGAGATCTGCGGTGCCCTCTTCGCCGCATGCATCCACGACGTCGATCACCCTGGACTCACCAATCAGTTTCTCATCAACACTAGTTCGGAATTAGCATTAATGTACAATGATGAATCGGTGCTGGAAAATCATCATTTAGCTGTTGCCTTCAAATTACTTCAAAATCAAGGATGTGATATCTTCTGTAATATGCAAAA AAAACAACGTCAGACGTTGAGGAAAATGGTGATTGATATAGTGCTGTCGACGGACATGTCCAAGCATATGAGTCTGCTGGCGGACCTTAAGACGATGACGGAGACGAAGAAGGTGGCCGGCAGCGGTGTGTTGCTTCTGGATAACTATACGGACCGGATACAGGTGCTGGAGAATCTGGTGCACTGTGCCGATCTCAGTAATCCCACGAAGCCGCTTCCCTTGTACAAGCGCTGGGTAGCACTCCTTATGGAGGAGTTCTTCCTGCAGGGCGACAAGGAGCGCGCCAGTGGCATGGACATCAGTCCAATGTGCGACAGGCATAATGCCACGGTGGAGAAGTCCCAGGTGGGCTTCATTGACTACATCGTGCATCCGCTGTGGGAGACGTGGGGTGACCTTGTGCACCCCGATGCCCAGGAAATCCTCGATACGCTGGAGGAGAATCGTGACTACTACCAGAGCATGATCCCGCCATCCCCACCGCAGTCTGACGACATTGAGGGTGACGATAAAATCCGCTTCCAG GTGACTCTTGAGGAGGGCTCTGACAATGAGGGTGGCGAGGATGACGATGAGGACGACTCTAGCGGTGTCAAGCCATCCACTAGTCAAATTTCACCGCAGCACGTTGGGATGTGA